Sequence from the Torulaspora globosa chromosome 4, complete sequence genome:
CCGAAATGTAACTATTGAAGTCATCCAACCAAGACGCAACGCTTTCATTGTCCAGACAACACAGGTTGCCTAGGGCGTCACAGATCGCCGAAACTTCTGTGGAGTTTAATTGAAAATGACATATAGCTGTCAAGAATTCCAGTATATGGATGGCGCATTCGTTCATCTCTTCAAGCTGATAATCAGGAAGGAAATCTTGCAAAATTGACAGATAAGCCTTGCCTGCGGTCTGAAGATCTGCGAGGGCAAGTTCTCTAAACGGCAAATAAAGCCCTTCAGGCACCAACTTTTTCGGAAGCTCGTTCTTTAGCAACGCTAGATCTTCGTAAACCCTTCCAGTTATTGGCAAGTTCAATGGATGGTCGGTAATCGAGCGGCTTTGCAAATACTCGCCCCACATCTTGAGCGCTTCTTTCCCACAGTGCGCTGCCATCTCCTTCCGCTTGGCGGCCGATGAGGAACTCACCGTCaacagctgctggagaCACGCATGCAACAAGTTGAACGCCGCCAGCCTAGCTTCTAAACTCGAATTTGGATTGTTGTGAATCTGAATAACGATGCGGACGGTCTCTAAACCGATGCCCTCATCGAAAAACATGTCCTCAGTCATCACATCATCGTATATTTCATTCAGCAAGGAAATCGCGGCCAGTGAATGCCTACTCAGAATCGCATCGTACACTGTCGACAGCAACTGCGGCCACTGGTCCGGGAAGTCAACGGCAGAAATCTGAACAACACAATACGATGCTGCGTTTCTTAGCTTCGTGGActgctcatcgctcaaACAAAGCTCCAGCAGAGACTCTCTTGTCGTATCTTTGGCcgtttctttcaaatttgagCACGACCTGTATGATTCGAAACCGGGGCTCCAGTACATAGTAATGAGCTTTCGCAATGCGAACAATGCAAACTGTCTAGACGACAAGGTATCTTGAGGATTCAATGCCACTCCCACCATCGAAAGAAACACTAGCGAAGCATCCCGATCACACAACTCCACCAATTGCGTCTCAGCTGCCCTTCTGACACGATCATCGGAAGACTGTGCCCCATTTATCAGCTGGCTGCTATCAAACATCAAATCCTGACCCATCTCGGACCTTTGGACGACTCTTAATCGTGGACAGGCTGTTAGATTGGTGTGATTTACAGTGTAACCTTATGAAGATTTCATAAGGCCGCGAGAAGCTCCAAGGGCATCGCTAAGGCAAGAAGACGAAGTGCATCGTATGCCCTGCATCTTGCTGCTACTAGGAGCAGTCCTAGATCGTTATGCACCCGCCAGGTGCCAATTGGAAACGTAGAATTCTTGGAGGCCCAGAGCCAAAGAACTTTGTAGATCGTTCAAGCTAGCTGGCTTGCTGCCTCgcccttgaagaagagctccaGCTCTGCCTGCTGAGATGACGAGACGAGCTTGAATACATGCTAGGTCTTCTATCCACGGCCGAGGTCATCCTGGGAGAGGAACACCTTCAGCCGTTTCGTGACCATTCCTGGGCAAGTCGCTTCCGTCTGGCTATCGCTGAATGCTTGATACTGGCCCAGCCTGCTAAAGGACTCCGCTTTGGATCCGCAAGGAGCATTTACGAGATGGCTGGAGCAACCTTCATGAGTCGCACTGGAAGTGAACAAGACTCATCCTACATAGACATCACGGCCACAAGAGCCCAGAGCAGTGGCATTGACCTTCACGGCGATCTGGCTTGGCTATACATCGCACTGCTAAGCTGTCTGTAATGTCATTAGGGACTGCCAAAAAGCGCGAGTCGAATCTCCTATATCGATGTTGTAGCGACAAGGTGTAAGTAACCGGAGTGCTTGTGCCAGAGTAGCTATATCACGGCGTATCCTTGAATTTTGAGAACGATACTGTTGACTTAAGGTGCTTGCTGGTGGCTAACTATGGAATCTGAGGGAGCTTCGTTTGGAGAACAACTTTTAGAGGCCTCTAGGAGGAACAACATAGACTTGTTGGAGACAATTTTGGAGAGTCTCGCTAATGAGCCTGATAGGATTGCTGATCTCATAAACAGCTCAAAAGACCCGTTTGGAAACACTGCCCTTCATCTGTCATGTAAGTCCGGATCATGGGAGGTCCTGGACCTACTGCTAGACCAAGAAAATATCGAGATAGACCCACAGAATAAGGTCGATGGCGACTCCCCGCTTCATGTGGCTGTCAGGTACGCCCAAGAAGAGCCTGAACATGGGACGTTCATTGCGAGAAACCTCGTCGAAGTCGGTGCGGATCCAAGACTGAGAAACCGGCACAATCAAAAGCCCATCGACCTCATCCACGGCGATGAGCTCGACGAACTCATTGATTTGCTGCAAGGCGCGGAATTGGCCGCTGACATGGATGGCGATCAAGCGGAGGATGTGGAAGACGAAGTGATAGACGATGGTCCAGACGATGCTGATCCTGATGTCGAATAGACTAGACAAAGTTGCATAGCGTATTATCGGTCAATAGTAAAACAACTAGACGTACCAAGCGCCGTATCACTGGCTCAAACTACAGTTGACAATCGTCCTTGCAGGTTCTAATCCAGCCATCAGGCGATAGTTGTCTTTTTACGTCACATATGAGTTTATTTCTTGTATCTTGACCGGCTTTGAAGGCCAGGTAGGTGCTTTGGCTTAGTTCTGGCCGAATCTCTGTGAATAACTTCCACTGGGCATATCTACTGACGATGGGCTCGCAATTTGTCCTCAATGGCTTGTTATCCTTGGTGTAGAAACCGTTCCTGACGCCATTTAAGATGGCCTGCTCTATATTACCGACACTCGGTAgatcgatgaagagtttcACACAAGCCATTGATGAAGGGTCATCGGTTGAATCACTTTTGCCATCGCAAAAGGACCTGGTGCATGTCAAGAACTCCAATGGTCTACAGGACATAGGAGCAAGCCTGTCTCTGAAACTGCGCCGTAGGTCCTGAGGGTGAGTCTCTTTTGGGATGACCAGATATTTTAGGAAGAGTGGGGCCTCCATTAACTCCCACGTCAAGGAATTGAGGACTGACGTTACTTGGATGGCGCACAGCTTATCAGAGCAAGACTTGGAATAGGTAATCTGAGAATCGTACCTTCCAGGTTTCGTTCTAACGACGCCAATTGTGCCATAGTTGAAGCGTCCTCGTATGATGGTGCGAATCTTCTCGTCTATCCATTGGATCCGGTCGCTTTCCTGGAAAGAGAGCCTCCTGTACTCATCACATTCTGCTTGAGCAGTCTTGCTAAGCGCAATCATACTAGCGTCACCGCAAGGTAACGTACTGATATACAATGCCAATTCCCACTTGTTCTTAAAAGCATAGGCGCCAGTCGATCCCTTTTCGATAAGATCAGAGCTCCGAAGTGGGTTCTTCTTTAGGTAGTTAATGTGTTCTAGTATAACAGTATTAAGCCCTCTGAGAGCTAGTATCTCTGCATGGCAGTCGTGAACCATCTTTCCTTGACTTCTGGCCAAGACGACATCGGGCAATGCTTTGACGCCTGTACCAATGCTGATCAGCCTAAACTGGCTCTTTCCTGACGCCTTATCGGTGGAAACAGCAACTGTGCCTGCCAGAACAGTCCACTCTTTCAATCCATTTGATCGTACAACTGGTTTACATGCTGGACCCAGTTTTTGATATGCGTTTTGTACCAAAGCTGCAATACGGCCTCCTAGATCCTCCTCCAGAGCTCCATCAGTCATCATGCTTCCTGTTTATCACTGGTGCTGACGGAAGTATTTGTGAACCATCGATGCCGTTGAAGTTTGCGACTGAACCTGGAAGGGTAGCTAAAATGACCAGATAGGTCGAAAAGGATGTCAGCGCCCACTGCTCTGTGAATTAGCTAGACCCCATGATGGGCCGAAGCCATCTCATCCTCCAAGAAGCGACCGTAATCAACACGACCAGTAAGATATCGTCTTATTAAAATTACATACGTGAAGAGAGCTATACGCCGAAGGTGAAAGAGAGTTCCAATTGACCGACGACTCTTTCCAAACCGCCCAGTCGTCTGAAATCTGCTGATAAGATATCcctttccttcttggctaATGCCTCTTCGCTTTCCTCgagctgcttctgctttgcAATGTTCTGAGCTCTTTCGTTCTCCTCCCTTTGAATTTCCTGATAGTAAACTTTAGTCCTTGTTTTCAGTCTGCTGAAAGGATCACTCTTTGCGTCGATATTGctgtcttctttcttgacgTGCTCAGCATTTCTGATCCTGTCCATATTGACTTTCCGATTCTTAGAAGTCAAGGCATTTAATTTATTGATGCCGCTTTGATCCTTTTCGTGGTGCTTCTCGTATGCCGACATTCGCTTAACCAGGTTTTTTAGCTGTCCCGAATACTTGGCCGTGTCTCTTTCGTTACCAGTCTCCTCCGCATATCTcagtttctccttcagcactGTTTTCTCTAACACTGCGTTGGAACCCGATAACTTCTTATTGAACCGCATCCTATTACGAACGATGTCGTCTGTCAACTTATCGGTCAATGGC
This genomic interval carries:
- the TAD1 gene encoding tRNA-specific adenosine deaminase (ancestral locus Anc_3.566), with protein sequence MMTDGALEEDLGGRIAALVQNAYQKLGPACKPVVRSNGLKEWTVLAGTVAVSTDKASGKSQFRLISIGTGVKALPDVVLARSQGKMVHDCHAEILALRGLNTVILEHINYLKKNPLRSSDLIEKGSTGAYAFKNKWELALYISTLPCGDASMIALSKTAQAECDEYRRLSFQESDRIQWIDEKIRTIIRGRFNYGTIGVVRTKPGRYDSQITYSKSCSDKLCAIQVTSVLNSLTWELMEAPLFLKYLVIPKETHPQDLRRSFRDRLAPMSCRPLEFLTCTRSFCDGKSDSTDDPSSMACVKLFIDLPSVGNIEQAILNGVRNGFYTKDNKPLRTNCEPIVSRYAQWKLFTEIRPELSQSTYLAFKAGQDTRNKLICDVKRQLSPDGWIRTCKDDCQL
- the ANK1 gene encoding ankyrin repeat-containing protein ANK1 (ancestral locus Anc_3.565), which gives rise to MESEGASFGEQLLEASRRNNIDLLETILESLANEPDRIADLINSSKDPFGNTALHLSCKSGSWEVLDLLLDQENIEIDPQNKVDGDSPLHVAVRYAQEEPEHGTFIARNLVEVGADPRLRNRHNQKPIDLIHGDELDELIDLLQGAELAADMDGDQAEDVEDEVIDDGPDDADPDVE